A region of Dictyostelium discoideum AX4 chromosome 1 chromosome, whole genome shotgun sequence DNA encodes the following proteins:
- the roco11 gene encoding ROCO family protein kinase (Similar to LRR): METSQIRNGFNKVEVDVVGPLKDLLVRVMKNINTPFKILNETFKINYCDQQETKTKSSFYIQTLDANDKSSLELTKSAIKNIQMQQQQQQQQQQQQQQQQHHDIFQFTQPSSSHNHSNHHHHHHQQQLQQQQQQQLQQQMKTPKLLFFIVMSVGVGKSYIKNIKEEAGTIPILEWFTNYIRSWEEVFKLTSNQVTSHIKRQLLTKACTTGNINLLDEILLSGISKEQIKETQTIGHGIILKSLIVNNLDSIVVSGSMSLLGAVIDNDNDKKGSSLILSKLNLNLFPKSIITACFNLAELDLSYNNIKEIPKEICQLKHLKILNMNNNQLDDLPLELANLTNLKYLAVQDNPLNKFPHHIIEQGTKRTLVFLKNIIEGKKSETWNKVKLMFVGQEGVGKSSLCKALMGSRRRSSSSFAAELQKSGDTISTEGVKIQSIKGKKIDFYAWDFGGQQVFYPTHQFFLTNQALYLLVFKLTDPNFAERVNYWTLQIKANSGLSVPMIFLVGTHCDACTPEQLSSAEQILKENFVKYSRIRQNAISFVSCTNGTGIKELKKILTNEAEKSNLIKSNIPGSYLILEQRLTDRGANSSRILINQNNINQNNNNNNNNNNHNNCNNNENCTTTAATAGTTTMTSTTTTTTNYSNENILNTSSNSLIALFTRSNSNSNLSNNYQKPLVNQKYIDYNDFERECKLSHLAQEEIQGATEFLHNMGIILHYDTPILRSLVVLDPQWLADVMSSLITFSHNWIKNGILNHSELVSIWSGKYDQSIWPSLLKLLEKFEVSYELPNEFPSRSLIPSLLPEEPIDRIQEIKEKLWIPLPEAIESKRVQIFGCQYNFDFMPLGFFPRLLLRILLIKGIDIKTYWANGILLDILTTEDIKIQKLNHKKHSILPNNSSSTSSSTSSSTSSSTSSSSSSSTSSSSTSTTTTTVQIQSSPFGNSTTIVNKLTNIDNNNNNNNNNNNNNNNNNNINNNNNNNNNNNNNNNNNNNNNNNNNNNNNNNNNNIKNIINNFENQNNLNNIITNNFGGKFEIIKKNDFESPLSSKKPKHQVLVTFKNQKSFESKDKDTYKLNVEIRSFNVSNNNDKDFLASLFFQQLLSTIDTLLSGSYGGLKVTRLIPCIHCIEKDPHSEPHLFDINSCISQLLLGKSQLVCGKDSTTPVRIDYIAPDLSIKKIPILLEDQVVCEEQIGVGGFGLVHKGKLILQDKSLVVAIKSYIVGNSSASDIIRKFQEFHHEMYIMSSLNHLNIVKLFGSMQNPPRMVMEFAPHGDLYHFLEKKKNIKWSFKVRLMLDIAKGIEYLQNQNPPIVHRDLRSPNIFLFSLDENAPVCAKVADFGLSQQSLYSVSGLLGNFQWMAPETIGAEESYTEKIDTYSFSMILFTILTGECPFDEFTSFGKMEFIRKIREEDLRPTIPSDCPPTISNLIELCWSGDPKKRPHFSYIVKELTNFYYNLNLSPIPEQKSINDKSPHPDLISNGVPKLQIAK, translated from the exons atggaaaCATCACAGATACGAAATGGTTTTAATAAAGTTGAAGTAGACGTAGTAGGaccattaaaagatttattagTAAGagtaatgaaaaatattaatacaccatttaaaattttaaatgaaacttttaaaatcaattattgtgATCAACAAGAAACCaaaacaaaatcatcattttaTATTCAAACATTAGACGCAAATGATAAATCATCGCTAGAGTTAACAAAATctgcaattaaaaatattcaaatgcagcaacaacagcagcaacaacaacaacagcaacaacagcaacaacagcatcACGATATATTTCAATTTACACAACCTTCATCATCACATAATCATagcaatcatcatcatcatcatcatcaacaacaattgcaacaacaacaacaacaacaattacaacaacaaatgaaaacaccaaaattactattttttatagttATGAGCGTTGGTGTTGGAAAatcatatataaaaaatattaaagaagAAGCAGGTACAATACCAATACTTGAATGGTTTACAAATTATATTAGATCATGGGAAgaagtttttaaattaacatCAAATCAAGTAACTAGTCATATAAAAAGACAATTATTAACAAAAGCGTGTACAActggtaatattaatttattggatgaaattttattatctggTATATCAaag gaacaaattaaagaaacacAAACTATTGGACATggtattatattaaaatcattaatagtaaataatttagattcAATAGTAGTATCAGGATCAATGTCATTATTAGGAGCGgttattgataatgataatgataaaaaagggtcatcattaattctttcaaaattaaatttaaatttgtttccaaaatcaattataacTGCATGTTTTAATTTGGCGGAATTAGATTtaagttataataatattaaagagataccaaaagaaatttgtcaattaaaacatttgaaaattttaaatatgaataataatcaattggaTGATTTACCATTGGAATTAgcaaatttaacaaatttaaagTATTTAGCGGTTCAAGATAatccattaaataaatttccaCATCATATTATTGAACAAGGTACAAAGAGGACTTTGGtgtttttaaagaatataatCGAAGGTAAAAAGAGTGAAACTTGGAATAAAGTGAAATTGATGTTTGTAGGTCAAGAAGGTGTTGGTAAATCAAGTCTTTGTAAAGCATTGATGGGTTCACGTAGAAGAAGCTCTTCATCATTTGCTGCTGAACTTCAAAAAAGTGGTGACACTATCTCAACAGAGGGTGTAAAGATTCAAAGTATTAAAGGAAAGAAAATAGATTTCTATGCTTGGGATTTCGGTGGTCAACAAGTATTTTATCCAACTCATCAATTCTTTTTAACAAATCAGGCATTATATCTATTGGTTTTTAAATTAACTGATCCAAATTTCGCTGAAAGAGTAAACTATTGGACACTTCAAATTAAAGCAAATTCTGGTCTATCTGTACCAATGATATTTTTAGTTGGTACTCATTGTGATGCTTGTACACCTGAACAATTATCATCAGCTGAACAAATTCTAAAAGAAAACTTCGTAAAATATTCACGTATAAGACAAAATGCTATAAGCTTTGTATCTTGTACAAATGGTACTGgtataaaagaattaaaaaaaattttaacaaatgaagctgaaaaatcaaatttaattaaatcaaatatacCTGGtagttatttaattttagaacAACGTTTAACTGATAGAGGTGCAAATTCAAGTagaatattaattaatcaaaataatattaatcaaaataataataataataataataataataatcataataattgtaataataatgaaaattgtacaacaacagcagcaacagcaggaacaacaacaatgacatcaacaacaacaacaacaacaaattattcaaatgaaaatatattaaatactAGTTCAAATAGTTTAATTGCATTATTTACAAGAAGTAAtagtaattcaaatttatcaaataattatcaaaaaccATTGGttaatcaaaaatatattgattataatgattttgaaagaGAATGTAAATTATCACATTTAGCTCAAGAAGAAATTCAGGGTGCAACTGAATTTCTTCATAATATGGGTATAATTTTACATTATGATACACCGATTTTAAGGAGTTTAGTTGTATTGGATCCACAATGGTTAGCTGATGTAATGTCATCTTTAATTACATTTTCACATAATTGGATTAAAAATggtattttaaatcattcaGAATTGGTTTCAATTTGGAGTGGTAAATATGATCAATCAATTTGgccatcattattaaaactattggAGAAATTTGAAGTATCCTATGAGTTACCAAATGAATTCCCATCAAGATCTTTAATACCATCTTTATTACCAGAGGAACCAATCGATAGAATTCAAGAGATTAAAGAAAAACTATGGATACCATTACCAGAAGCAATTGAAAGTAAGAGAGTTCAAATTTTCGGGTGTCAATATAATTTCGATTTTATGCCATTAGGTTTCTTTCCACGTCTTTTATtaagaattttattaattaaaggtattgatattaaaacttATTGGGCAAATGGCATacttttagatattttaacaacagaagatattaaaattcaaaaattaaatcataaaaaacATTCAATTCTTccaaataattcatcatcaacatcatcgtcaacatcatcatcaacatcatcatcaacatcatcatcatcatcatcatcaacatcatcatcatcaacatcaacaacaacaaccactgttcaaattcaatcatcaccatttggaaattcaacaaccattgtaaataaattaacaaatatagataataataataataataataataataataataataataataacaacaacaataatattaataataataataataataataataataataataataataataataataataataataataataataataataataataataataataataataataataatattaaaaatattattaataattttgaaaatcaaaataatttaaataatataataacaaataattttggaggaaaatttgaaattataaagaaaaatgattttgaatcaCCTTTATCATCAAAGAAACCAAAACATCAAGTATTAGtaacatttaaaaatcaaaaatcatttgaatcaaAAGATAAGGATACCTATAAATTGAATGTAGAGATTAGATCTTTTAATGTTTCAAATAACAAtgataaagattttttagcttcattattttttcaacaaCTTTTATCAACAATCGATACACTATTATCAGGTTCATATGGTGGTTTAAAGGTTACTCGTCTGATACCATGTATTCATTGTATTGAAAAGGACCCACATTCAGAACCACATCTTTTCGACATTAATAGTTGTATTTCACAATTATTGCTTGGTAAATCACAATTGGTATGTGGTAAAGATTCAACTACCCCAGTCCGTATTGACTATATTGCTCCAGATCTTtcgattaaaaaaataccaaTCCTTTTAGAGGACCAAGTGGTTTGCGAAGAACAAATCGGTGTTGGTGGTTTTGGTTTAGTTCATAAAGGTAAACTCATTCTTCAAGATAAATCATTGGTAGTTGCAATTAAATCCTATATCGTTGGTAATAGTAGTGCCTCTGATATCATTAGAAAATTTCAAGAATTTCATCATGAAATGTATATCATGTCATcgttaaatcatttgaacaTTGTAAAACTATTTGGTTCAATGCAAAACCCACCAAGAATGGTTATGGAATTTGCACCACATGGTGATCTCTATCATTTcctagaaaaaaaaaaaaatattaaatggtCTTTCAAAGTGAGACTTATGCTTGATATAGCAAAAGGTATcgaatatttacaaaatcaaaatcctCCAATCGTTCATCGTGATCTACGTTCACCAAATATTTTCCTATTTTCTCTTGATGAGAATGCTCCAGTCTGTGCAAAAGTAGCCGACTTTGGTCTATCTCAACAATCTCTTTACTCTGTCAGTGGTTTATTAGGAAATTTTCAATGGATGGCTCCTGAAACAATTGGTGCTGAAGAATCATACACTGAAAAAATTGATACCTATAGTTTTTCAATGATTCTCTTTACAATTCTAACTGGTGAATGTCCATTCGATGAATTTACCTCATTCGGTAAAATGGAATTTATTAGAAAGATTAGAGAAGAGGACCTTCGTCCAACAATTCCTTCTGACTGTCCACCAACTATCTCAAACCTAATAGAATTATGTTGGTCCGGTGACCCAAAAAAAAGACCTCACTTTAGTTATATTGTTAAAGAATtaacaaatttttattataaccTTAATCTAAGCCCCATCCCTgaacaaaaatcaattaatgataaatcaCCACACCctgatttaatttcaaatggaGTTccaaaattacaaattgctaaataa
- the udkA gene encoding uridine kinase: MSDNSTTKVTTNDSPSLTTTTSTTTAPTTTTTTTTTPTHNHDTTIAPGVVKKVYTSGRPPWYDSKGNLKNPLVIGVCGGSASGKTTVCDKIIANLNVRWVVLLSMDSFYKNLSKDNDPSKYNFDHPNAFDYDLMVKTISELRAGKKVNIPKYCFKTHSRLVHQDTVYGADVIILEGILTLYSKELRDLMDIKIFIDTDDDVRLARRLKRDIAERGRTLESVLHQYNTFVKPSFDDYIIPLKKYADIIVPRGSDNIVAINLLTNHIRLKLKERGFDPEKTAQLDLEGLELPSSIHVIKETNQIKAMLSILRNKDTKVGDFVFYSDRLCSLIIEEALTYLPFTEKIVTTPTGSLYHGEELNSRICALVVLRAGGCMEQPLRSICKGIRTGKVLIQSDEMKKPHLFYEKLPNVTDSHVLVLDPTIATGASSEMAIRVLLDHGVPENKIIFVSVIASLKGILYLNYRFPDVQFVVSAIDKELSDEGFILPGCGFYSNRYFGTH, translated from the exons atgagtGATAATAGTACTACAAAAGTAACAACAAATGATTCACCATCATTaactacaacaacatcaacaacaacagcaccaacaacaacaactacaacaacaacaacaccaactcaTAATCATGATACAACAATTGCACCAGGTGTtgttaaaaaagtttatacATCTGGTCGTCCACCATGGTATGATTCAAaaggtaatttaaaaaatccttTAGTAATTGGTGTTTGTGGTGGTAGTGCTAGTGGTAAAACTACAGTTTGTGATAAAATCATTGCAAACTTAAATGTCCGTTGGgtagttttattatcaatggATTCAttctataaaaatttatcaaaagataatgatccttcaaaatataattttgatcATCCaa atGCATTTGATTATGATTTAATGGTTAAAACAATTAGTGAATTAAGAGCAggtaaaaaagttaatattcCAAAATACTGTTTTAAAACACATAGTAGATTAGTACATCAAGATACAGTTTATGGTGCTgatgttattattttagaaGGTATTTTAACATTATACTCAAAGGAATTAAGAGATTTAAtggatattaaaattttcatagatactgatgatgatgttcgTTTAGCAAGAAGATTAAAAAGAGATATCGCTGAAAGAGGTAGAACTTTAGAAAGTGTTTTACATCAATATAATACATTTGTTAAACCATCATTTGATGATTATATCATTCCA ttaaaaaaatatgCAGATATTATTGTGCCAAGAGGATCAGATAATATTGttgcaattaatttattaacaaatCATATtagattaaaattaaaagagagAGGATTTGATCCAGAAAAGACAGCACAATTGGATTTGGAGGGATTGGAATTACCAAGTTCAATTCATGTAATTAAGGAAACTAATCAAATTAAAGCAATGCTTTCAATACTTAGAAATAAGGATACCAAAGTCGGTGATTTCGTTTTCTATTCTGATCGTTTATGTTCATTAATCATTGAAGAGGCTTTAACTTATTTACCATTCACTGAAAAGATTGTTACTACTCCAACTGGTTCACTTTATCATGGTGAAGAATTAAATAGTAGAATTTGTGCTTTAGTTGTTTTAAGAGCTGGTGGTTGTATGGAACAACCACTTCGTTCAATTTGTAAAGGTATTAGAACTGGAaaagttttaattcaatctgatgaaatgaaaaaaccaCAT ttattctatgaaaaattaccaaatgttACAGATTCTCATGTTTTAGTTTTAGATCCAACAATTGCAACTGGTGCATCATCAGAGATGGCAATTAGAGTTTTATTAGATCATGGTGTTcctgaaaataaaattatatttgttAGCGTTATTGCTTCACTCAAAggtattttatatttaaattatagaTTCCCTGATGTTCAATTCGTAGTTAGTGCCATCGATAAAGAATTATCTGACGAAGGTTTCATTTTACCTGGTTGTGGTTTTTATTCAAATCGTTATTTCGGAACCcactaa
- the atg10 gene encoding autophagy protein 10 produces the protein MLTSKDFRDQAINLIKKWNNIIDEIPWQWNQINELNNESKGYFTTKRYHKINNNNNNNNNNNIENKNNNNIENFEEIKETIDDSSTTIIKSNNNNNENNIIIFQFDIIYSKSYQVPVLYLNGFSSFDSSPLSWNEIWNNLPLSNLDKNQQSTIPYITQVEHPILGNPCYQLHPCETDNLMKLILLKEKDYNDNNDKKEYFKDYYLLSWLSIIGPMVNIKIPFDLLKNNNI, from the exons atgttaacaTCCAAAGATTTTAGAGATCAAGCaatcaatttaattaaaaaatggaataatataattgatgaaattcCATGGCAATGGAAtcaaattaatgaattaaataatgaatcaaaaGGATATTTCACAACAAAAAGATatcataaaataaataataataataataataataacaataataatattgaaaataaaaataataataatattgaaaattttgaagagattaaagaaacaattgatgattcatcaacaacaataataaaaagcaataataataataatgaaaataatataataattttccaaTTTGATATAATTTACAGTAAATCATATCAAGTACCtgtattatatttaaatggaTTTTCAAGTTTTGattcatcaccattatctTGGAATGAAATTTGgaataatttaccattatcaaatttagataaaaatcaacaatcaaCAATTCCTTATATTACTCAAGtt gAACATCCTATATTAGGTAATCCATGTTATCAATTACATCCTTGTGAAACtgataatttaatgaaattaatattattaaaagaaaaagattataatgataacaatgataaaaaagaatattttaaagattattatttattaagttGGTTATCAATTATTGGGCCAAtggttaatattaaaataccatttgatttattaaaaaataataatatatag
- the spsA gene encoding hypothetical protein (spermidine synthase), which translates to MDKIQNGWFSEISEFWPGNSFSLEVEKVLHHEKSEYQDFLVFKSKSFGNVLVLDGVIQATERDEFAYQEMITHIPLFSHPSPKRVLVVGGGDGGVLREVVKHPLVESVTLCEIDKGVIEASRNFLPNMRVGFDHPKVTLFIGDGMEFMRQRKGEFDVIITDSSDPIGPAQGLFERAYYELLKAALAPGGIVCSQCESMWLHLDTIKGLTTFCKELYPNVEYAYTSIPSYPGGSIGFILCSLGGSTKAPIREITPEVQSQMQYYNGEVHKASFVLPQFAAKKLNL; encoded by the exons ATggataaaattcaaaatggATGGTTTAGTGAAATTAGTGAATTCTGGCCAggtaattcattttcattagaAGTTGAAAAAGTTTTACACCATGAAAAATCTGAATACcaa gattttttagtatttaaatcaaaaagttTTGGAAATGTTTTAGTTTTAGATGGTGTTATTCAAGCAACAGAAAGAGATGAATTTGCATACCAAGAGATGATTACACATATTCCATTATTTTCACATCCATCACCAAAACGTGTTTTGgtagttggtggtggtgatggtggtgtaTTAAGAGAGGTTGTTAAACATCCATTGGTTGAATCTGTTACATTGTGTGAGATTGACAAGGGTGTAATTGAAGCCTCAAGAAATTTCTTACCAAATATGAGAGTTGGTTTCGATCATCCAAAGGTAACATTATTCATTGGCGACGGTATGGAATTTATGAGACAAAGAAAGGGAGAATTCGACGTCATCATCACCGATAGCTCCGACCCAATTGGCCCAGCACAAGGTTTATTCGAGCGTGCCTATTACGAATTATTAAAAGCAGCTTTGGCACCAGGCGGTATCGTTTGCTCACAATGCGAATCAATGTGGTTGCATTTAGACACTATCAAAGGTTTAACCACATTCTGTAAAGAGTTATACCCAAATGTCGAATATGCCTACACCTCAATTCCATCCTACCCAGGTGGCTCCATCGGTTTCATCCTCTGCTCATTAGGTGGTTCAACCAAAGCACCAATTCGTGAAATCACTCCAGAAGTCCAATCTCAAATGCAATATTACAATGGTGAAGTTCATAAAGCAAGTTTTGTCTTACCACAATTTGCtgcaaaaaaattaaatctttaa